The following proteins are encoded in a genomic region of Phycisphaerales bacterium:
- a CDS encoding beta-lactamase family protein gives MNPAHLPSAQCVARRLGAALVAAALLLSRAAAAQTDADAPAKPIDVAPKLQSILESRRLPALAAVAVRDGQVAAIGAVGVRRAGFAEPVTTDDLWHIGSCTKAMTAALAARLVEADKIEWDTTIGASLGSIEGVGEEILPAWRGVTLRQLLSHRSGLPEDRQPDPAIWPTVRSLNGPIIEQRRAVARLILSRSPASEPGSEMAYSNFGYVIAGSMMEHATGRSWEDLMRSEVFEPLEMRSAGFGAPQSEKISHDETSQPWGHAGAGATLKPVGPWTAGADNPAALGPAGTVHLSLADWAKFAAASASGGAGEASTYLKPEAWSILHDDFYQQDYALGWVTGERPWAGGSILTHAGSNGLWFAVIWIAPARHAAAIAVTNVANEHAAPACDEAIVEVLRVMELIP, from the coding sequence ATGAACCCGGCGCACCTTCCCTCCGCCCAATGCGTTGCCAGACGCCTTGGTGCGGCGCTGGTCGCAGCGGCGCTGCTGCTCAGCCGCGCCGCCGCGGCACAGACCGATGCCGATGCGCCGGCGAAGCCGATTGACGTCGCGCCCAAGTTGCAGTCCATCCTTGAATCGCGCCGACTCCCCGCCCTCGCCGCCGTCGCCGTGCGCGACGGCCAGGTCGCGGCCATCGGGGCCGTTGGAGTGCGCCGCGCCGGCTTTGCTGAACCGGTCACGACCGATGACCTCTGGCACATTGGCTCGTGCACCAAGGCGATGACCGCTGCGCTCGCCGCGCGACTTGTCGAGGCCGACAAGATCGAGTGGGACACCACCATCGGCGCCTCGCTCGGCTCCATCGAGGGCGTCGGCGAAGAAATCCTCCCGGCCTGGCGCGGCGTCACGCTGCGCCAACTACTCTCGCACCGATCGGGTCTGCCCGAAGATCGCCAGCCCGACCCCGCCATCTGGCCCACGGTCCGGTCGCTCAACGGCCCGATCATCGAGCAGCGCCGTGCCGTGGCCCGGCTCATCCTCTCGCGCTCGCCGGCGTCCGAGCCGGGCAGCGAAATGGCGTACTCCAACTTCGGCTACGTCATCGCCGGCTCCATGATGGAGCACGCCACGGGACGGTCGTGGGAAGATCTGATGCGAAGCGAAGTCTTCGAGCCGCTCGAGATGCGCTCAGCCGGCTTCGGCGCGCCGCAATCCGAGAAGATAAGTCACGATGAAACTTCGCAGCCGTGGGGCCACGCCGGTGCGGGTGCGACGCTCAAGCCGGTGGGCCCGTGGACGGCGGGCGCTGACAATCCCGCCGCGCTCGGCCCGGCGGGCACGGTGCATCTTTCGCTGGCCGACTGGGCGAAATTCGCCGCGGCGAGCGCGAGCGGCGGCGCGGGCGAGGCATCGACGTATCTCAAGCCCGAGGCCTGGTCGATCCTGCATGACGACTTCTACCAGCAGGACTACGCGCTGGGCTGGGTGACCGGCGAGCGTCCGTGGGCCGGCGGGTCGATCCTCACGCATGCCGGCAGCAACGGCCTGTGGTTCGCCGTCATCTGGATCGCGCCCGCGCGCCACGCCGCCGCCATAGCCGTGACCAACGTCGCAAACGAACACGCAGCGCCGGCGTGCGACGAAGCGATCGTCGAAGTGCTCAGAGTCATGGAACTGATTCCGTGA
- the mscL gene encoding large conductance mechanosensitive channel protein MscL: MGFVQEFREFAVKGNVVDMAVGIILGASFNKIVNSMVNDILMPPIGMALGRVEFKDLQILLRAATMDENSVVVTPEVAMRYGMFINTIIEFLIVGLSVFFVIKVMNRVLRQREAAAA, from the coding sequence GTGGGTTTCGTTCAGGAGTTTCGCGAGTTCGCCGTCAAGGGAAACGTCGTGGACATGGCCGTGGGCATCATCCTCGGCGCTTCGTTCAACAAGATCGTCAACTCGATGGTCAATGACATTCTCATGCCGCCCATCGGCATGGCGCTGGGGCGCGTCGAGTTCAAAGACCTCCAGATCCTCCTCCGGGCGGCGACCATGGATGAAAACAGCGTTGTGGTGACGCCCGAGGTCGCCATGCGCTACGGCATGTTCATCAACACCATCATCGAGTTCCTCATCGTCGGCTTGTCCGTCTTCTTCGTCATCAAGGTCATGAATCGCGTGCTGCGGCAGCGCGAGGCGGCGGCGGCATGA
- a CDS encoding DinB family protein, which yields MDRTTLIRHWDEAWKDGLWAAPWSRVLDDLAPAQLVWRPQPQRHCIWQYVDHMLFWRDVALRRTRGQDVSAEEQQHRNFAAPPEPSPSMAEELRRRWRQSHEQVRAAIADDGSDLQRLQYIAFHDSYHVGQIMLLRALQGLPPIE from the coding sequence ATGGACCGCACCACACTGATTCGACACTGGGACGAGGCGTGGAAAGACGGCCTGTGGGCCGCGCCGTGGAGCCGCGTGCTTGACGATCTCGCCCCCGCCCAACTCGTCTGGCGGCCGCAACCGCAGCGCCACTGCATCTGGCAGTACGTCGACCACATGCTCTTCTGGCGCGATGTCGCCCTGCGGCGGACGCGCGGGCAGGACGTGAGCGCCGAAGAGCAGCAGCACCGCAACTTCGCCGCGCCGCCCGAGCCCTCTCCATCCATGGCCGAAGAGCTCCGCCGGCGCTGGCGGCAGTCGCACGAGCAGGTTCGCGCTGCGATCGCCGACGACGGCTCTGATCTGCAGCGCCTGCAGTACATCGCCTTCCACGACAGTTACCACGTCGGTCAGATCATGCTCCTGCGCGCGTTGCAGGGCCTGCCTCCGATCGAATAG
- a CDS encoding RNHCP domain-containing protein yields MSHKTRPETGFTCIHCRQAVSPQAYGTSHRNHCPQCLWSRHVDEQVGDRRCACRGPMEPIALEVRRDGEWAIVHRCTGCNTLRTNRIAGDDHVLTLLSLALRPIANPAFPLDSLNPSRRA; encoded by the coding sequence ATGTCACACAAGACCCGCCCTGAAACGGGCTTTACCTGCATTCACTGCCGCCAGGCCGTGTCGCCGCAGGCGTATGGAACCAGCCATCGCAACCACTGTCCGCAATGCCTCTGGTCGAGGCACGTGGATGAGCAGGTGGGAGATCGGCGCTGCGCGTGTCGCGGCCCGATGGAGCCGATCGCGCTGGAGGTGCGCCGCGACGGCGAGTGGGCCATCGTCCACCGCTGCACGGGATGCAACACGCTGCGCACCAACCGCATCGCCGGCGACGATCACGTCCTGACGCTGCTTTCGCTCGCGCTGCGACCGATCGCCAACCCGGCGTTCCCGCTCGACAGTCTCAATCCATCGCGCCGAGCCTGA
- a CDS encoding DNRLRE domain-containing protein, with protein sequence MAGGLKAAALCAAAIGVWGLSAAALGDVVSVTTSKDNTLYEDFQGSLSNGAGAHMFAGSTAGWAYRRALAAFDVAGAVPAGSTILSVSLTLHMSQTIAGDQVVSLHRVLADWGEGASIAPGEQGGGGQAAPGDATWRYTFYNTQSWTNLGGDFVADASGSTIVGSTDGFYTWNSTAEMVADVQLWLDDPSSSFGWEIIGNESTPYTAKRFDTRENRNELYRPVLMIEYLPIPEPGAFVLVSLALGWMGGRRRRMS encoded by the coding sequence ATGGCCGGGGGCTTGAAGGCTGCAGCGCTGTGCGCGGCGGCGATCGGTGTATGGGGCTTGAGCGCAGCTGCGCTGGGCGACGTGGTGTCGGTTACCACTTCCAAAGACAACACGCTCTACGAAGACTTCCAGGGCTCGCTGAGCAACGGCGCCGGCGCGCACATGTTCGCCGGATCCACCGCGGGCTGGGCCTACCGCCGCGCCCTGGCAGCATTCGACGTCGCAGGCGCCGTGCCCGCCGGCTCGACGATCCTCAGCGTCTCGCTCACGCTGCACATGTCGCAGACCATTGCCGGCGATCAGGTCGTCTCACTCCACCGCGTGCTGGCCGATTGGGGCGAAGGCGCCTCCATCGCGCCCGGCGAGCAGGGCGGCGGCGGCCAGGCCGCGCCTGGCGACGCCACCTGGCGCTACACCTTCTACAACACCCAATCGTGGACCAACCTCGGCGGCGACTTCGTCGCAGACGCCAGCGGCTCGACCATCGTCGGTTCGACCGACGGGTTCTACACCTGGAACTCGACTGCCGAGATGGTCGCCGACGTCCAGCTGTGGCTCGATGATCCTTCAAGCAGTTTCGGCTGGGAGATCATCGGCAACGAATCCACCCCCTACACGGCCAAGCGATTCGACACCCGCGAGAACCGCAACGAACTCTACCGCCCGGTGCTCATGATCGAGTACCTGCCGATTCCCGAGCCCGGCGCCTTCGTGCTCGTGTCGCTGGCACTGGGGTGGATGGGCGGCCGGCGCCGCCGGATGAGTTGA
- a CDS encoding sigma-70 family RNA polymerase sigma factor, with product MHDDWSLMQRVAEGDRAAVAELYDRFACLVYRMAYQLLPSKGDAEDAVQEVFVRLWQSAGHFDPDRASLVTWVMLITRRYLVDQLRRMRVRPKFRGFDEQWSAEDESILAPGSGMQRNERRQRLREKIEALPELQREVVERAYLGGKTLREIGQELNKPIGTVKSALSRALAVLRERVPSEEGIA from the coding sequence ATGCACGATGACTGGTCCCTGATGCAGCGAGTTGCGGAGGGAGATCGCGCTGCGGTCGCCGAGCTGTACGACCGTTTCGCCTGTCTCGTGTATCGAATGGCCTATCAACTCCTCCCCTCAAAAGGGGATGCCGAAGACGCGGTGCAGGAGGTGTTTGTCCGCCTGTGGCAGAGCGCGGGTCATTTCGACCCCGATCGGGCCTCGCTGGTGACTTGGGTTATGCTCATCACCCGCCGTTACCTGGTGGATCAGTTGCGGCGGATGCGCGTGCGGCCCAAGTTCAGGGGCTTTGACGAGCAGTGGTCGGCGGAAGATGAATCGATCCTGGCTCCGGGATCGGGGATGCAGAGGAACGAGCGGCGTCAGCGCCTGCGCGAGAAGATCGAGGCCCTGCCCGAATTGCAGCGTGAGGTGGTCGAGCGGGCCTATCTGGGCGGCAAGACGCTGCGGGAGATCGGTCAGGAACTCAACAAGCCGATCGGGACGGTCAAGTCAGCCCTGAGCCGCGCTCTGGCTGTGCTGCGAGAACGAGTGCCGAGTGAAGAAGGTATCGCATGA
- a CDS encoding DUF1559 domain-containing protein, with protein MAGEIPRSELTSARSRNTSGACAALCIARSAQARRGFSLIELLVVMGVASLLISLLMPAFAQVREAARRVACASNMHQMAIALESYSRDNRNRMPNSYFAGNQYREPRPQDMMILNRGAPRDAWDGMGRLFSRNYINAAGVFYCPSHTGNHTIDRYEDFWKRESQTLIFGNYQYRGMLNLNSQQADPIDRYDRDRLRMEHPSGVSLLADGLRTKSDFSHVIGCNLLEDDLSVTWYIDKSARVYSILPDTESENWPRAQVWFRLDQGLGNQ; from the coding sequence GTGGCAGGTGAAATCCCCAGATCCGAATTGACATCGGCGCGGTCGCGCAACACCAGCGGAGCGTGCGCCGCGCTGTGCATCGCGCGCAGCGCGCAAGCGCGCCGCGGTTTCTCTCTCATTGAACTGCTCGTGGTGATGGGAGTTGCGAGTCTGCTCATCAGTCTGTTGATGCCTGCGTTCGCGCAGGTGCGCGAAGCCGCCCGCCGCGTTGCGTGTGCGAGCAACATGCATCAGATGGCGATCGCGCTCGAGTCGTATTCGCGCGACAACCGTAACCGTATGCCGAATTCGTACTTTGCCGGCAACCAGTATCGCGAGCCCCGGCCCCAGGACATGATGATCCTCAATCGCGGCGCGCCGAGGGATGCATGGGACGGCATGGGCCGGCTGTTCTCGCGCAACTACATCAACGCCGCAGGCGTCTTCTACTGCCCGTCGCACACCGGCAATCACACCATCGATCGGTACGAGGATTTCTGGAAGCGTGAAAGTCAGACGCTGATCTTCGGCAATTACCAATACCGAGGCATGCTGAACCTCAACAGCCAGCAGGCTGATCCCATCGACCGCTACGACCGCGATCGGCTGCGCATGGAGCACCCCTCGGGCGTGTCGCTGCTGGCCGACGGCTTGCGCACCAAGAGCGACTTCAGCCACGTGATCGGCTGCAATCTGCTTGAGGATGATCTGAGCGTGACGTGGTACATCGACAAGTCTGCGCGCGTTTACAGCATCCTGCCTGACACGGAAAGCGAGAACTGGCCCCGCGCTCAGGTGTGGTTCCGTCTCGACCAGGGCCTGGGCAACCAGTAA
- a CDS encoding sulfotransferase encodes MLKRFFGRSPATPSRTFITVVSGLPRSGTSMMMKMLDAGGIPPIIDNIRTADEDNPKGYYEFERVKALDKGDTAWVADAVGKSVKVISALLRHLPGGFEYRVVFMRRRLEESIESQKKMLVRRGEDPDKISDAEVLTLLQKHLDMVDNWLGRQPNIRCLDVQYHEMIANPIDGVARLNAFLGGDLNAQAMAQVVDENLYRNRA; translated from the coding sequence ATGCTCAAGCGATTCTTCGGCCGCTCACCCGCCACACCCAGCCGCACGTTCATCACCGTCGTCTCCGGCCTGCCGCGCTCCGGCACGTCGATGATGATGAAGATGCTCGATGCCGGCGGCATCCCACCGATCATCGACAACATCCGCACCGCCGACGAGGACAACCCCAAGGGCTACTACGAATTCGAGCGCGTCAAGGCGCTGGACAAGGGCGACACGGCCTGGGTCGCCGACGCGGTGGGCAAGTCGGTCAAGGTCATCTCGGCGCTGCTGCGCCACCTGCCGGGCGGCTTTGAGTACCGCGTCGTGTTCATGCGCCGGCGCCTCGAAGAGAGCATCGAGTCGCAGAAGAAGATGCTCGTGCGCCGCGGCGAAGATCCGGACAAGATCAGCGACGCCGAGGTGCTGACGCTGCTGCAAAAGCACCTGGACATGGTGGACAACTGGCTCGGCCGCCAGCCCAACATCCGCTGCCTCGACGTGCAGTACCACGAAATGATCGCCAACCCGATCGACGGCGTCGCGCGGCTCAATGCATTTCTCGGCGGCGATCTCAACGCACAGGCCATGGCGCAGGTCGTCGACGAGAACCTCTATCGCAACCGCGCCTAG
- a CDS encoding helix-turn-helix transcriptional regulator, with the protein MSNRDKTIMILNAAQREAITQSPARLEVIDAMSEIGPCSVAELARELGRSPQSLYYHLEIMVDVGLLRQTGSRKAGKRDEALYDMVSDHYRLAGSGDAAEDVRRTLLRFNSTVFKLTERNYRDAVTHGLPRRVDQRENIYLRRQRGRLSDENLARFYELLEEMGALLAAEIGTKPTGGKPGRRRAASEPHRYALTIALIPLEDAPEVSEENGALHAASDAKPRKRRAVKKPG; encoded by the coding sequence ATGTCCAATCGCGACAAGACCATCATGATCCTCAATGCCGCGCAGCGCGAGGCGATCACCCAGTCGCCGGCGCGGCTCGAGGTGATCGACGCCATGTCGGAAATCGGGCCCTGTTCGGTGGCGGAACTGGCCCGAGAACTCGGCCGTTCGCCGCAGTCGCTCTACTACCACCTCGAGATCATGGTCGATGTCGGGCTGCTCCGGCAGACAGGCAGCCGCAAGGCCGGCAAGCGCGATGAGGCCCTTTACGACATGGTCAGCGACCACTATCGCCTGGCCGGGAGCGGCGATGCGGCCGAGGATGTCCGTCGCACCCTGCTTCGCTTCAACAGCACGGTCTTCAAACTGACCGAGCGGAACTACCGCGACGCGGTGACGCACGGCCTGCCCCGCCGCGTCGATCAGCGCGAGAACATCTACCTCCGCCGGCAGCGCGGCCGGCTCTCGGATGAGAACCTCGCCCGCTTCTACGAACTGCTCGAAGAAATGGGCGCCCTGCTGGCCGCGGAAATCGGGACGAAACCGACCGGCGGCAAGCCGGGGCGGCGCCGCGCGGCCAGCGAGCCGCACCGCTACGCGCTGACTATCGCGCTCATTCCCCTCGAAGATGCGCCCGAAGTAAGCGAAGAGAATGGTGCACTACACGCCGCCAGCGACGCGAAACCGCGCAAGCGCCGCGCCGTGAAGAAGCCCGGATGA
- a CDS encoding alpha-L-fucosidase → MMPRRFAALLALALMMVLSMRAPGQGVAASDDRLDWWREARFGMFIHWGLYAIPAGQWNGQSVPGVGEWIMHNGHIAREDYATLVPQFNPVKFDAEQWARTASEAGMKYLVITTKHHDGFCMFDSEHTEYDIMATPFKRDIMREISAACRKYDLKIGWYHSIWDWHHPDAAGPSFDEYAAVLEKQVDELLTNYGAIDIMWFDGEWIPEWTEEKGRALYEHIRQVAPRVIINNRVGKGRGGMAGLHDPSQNAGDFGTPEQEIPGQGIPGYDWETCMTMNDTWGFRSDDHNWKSATTLVRNLIDTSSKGGNFLLNVGPTAQGEIPPESVERLRAMGRWLRVNGQAIYGTTAGPFKRLEWGRCTRKGNRLYLHVFDWPADGRLLVPGLQNEIISAAIVGDSAGQPLRISRRNESVILEVPAEPSNEIATVIALDLAGEPRVVTIPLRQRDDGSITLRAIDADVIGMTARYESGNGKDNIGFWTDASDVVAWRFELSRPGRFRVALAQACPADTAGTLVNVTIGEATRSMRVKPTQGWADFVEVELGEVDLPVVGACEVRVEAQGQPPLAVMNLQSITLTPVDSH, encoded by the coding sequence ATGATGCCGCGCCGCTTCGCTGCGTTGCTCGCGCTTGCATTGATGATGGTCCTCTCCATGCGCGCGCCCGGTCAAGGTGTCGCCGCCAGCGACGACCGGCTCGACTGGTGGCGCGAGGCTCGCTTTGGCATGTTCATTCACTGGGGCCTCTACGCCATTCCGGCGGGGCAGTGGAACGGCCAGAGCGTGCCCGGCGTCGGCGAGTGGATCATGCACAACGGCCACATCGCGCGCGAAGATTACGCGACGCTCGTGCCGCAGTTCAACCCCGTGAAATTCGACGCCGAGCAGTGGGCCCGCACCGCCAGCGAAGCGGGCATGAAGTACCTCGTCATCACCACCAAGCACCACGACGGCTTCTGCATGTTCGACTCGGAGCACACCGAGTACGACATCATGGCCACGCCCTTCAAGCGCGACATCATGCGCGAGATCAGCGCCGCCTGTCGCAAGTACGATCTGAAGATCGGCTGGTACCACAGCATCTGGGACTGGCACCATCCCGATGCGGCGGGGCCGAGCTTTGACGAGTATGCCGCCGTGCTCGAAAAGCAGGTCGATGAACTGCTCACCAACTACGGCGCGATTGACATCATGTGGTTCGACGGCGAGTGGATTCCCGAGTGGACCGAAGAAAAGGGCCGTGCGCTTTACGAGCACATCCGCCAGGTGGCGCCCAGGGTCATCATCAACAACCGCGTCGGCAAGGGGCGCGGCGGCATGGCCGGGCTGCACGATCCATCTCAGAATGCCGGCGACTTCGGCACGCCCGAGCAGGAGATTCCCGGCCAGGGTATTCCCGGCTACGACTGGGAAACCTGCATGACCATGAACGACACCTGGGGCTTTCGCAGCGACGACCACAACTGGAAGTCGGCAACGACGCTCGTGCGCAACCTCATCGACACGTCGAGCAAGGGCGGCAACTTCCTGCTCAACGTCGGTCCCACGGCACAAGGTGAAATTCCCCCCGAGAGCGTTGAGCGCCTGCGCGCCATGGGACGGTGGCTGCGCGTGAACGGGCAGGCGATCTACGGCACAACGGCCGGGCCCTTCAAGAGGCTCGAGTGGGGCCGCTGCACGCGAAAGGGCAACCGCCTCTACCTGCACGTGTTCGACTGGCCCGCGGATGGGCGTCTGCTCGTGCCCGGCTTGCAGAACGAAATCATCAGCGCCGCGATCGTCGGCGATTCAGCCGGCCAGCCGCTGCGCATCTCGCGCCGGAATGAATCGGTGATCCTCGAAGTGCCGGCCGAACCGTCCAATGAGATCGCCACCGTGATCGCGCTCGATCTCGCCGGCGAGCCGCGCGTCGTCACGATCCCCCTGCGGCAGCGCGATGACGGCTCGATCACGCTGCGCGCCATCGACGCCGATGTCATCGGCATGACCGCCCGCTACGAATCAGGCAACGGCAAGGACAACATCGGCTTCTGGACCGATGCGAGCGACGTCGTGGCGTGGCGCTTCGAACTCAGCCGGCCGGGCCGATTCCGCGTGGCGCTCGCGCAGGCCTGCCCGGCGGACACGGCGGGCACACTTGTCAATGTCACCATCGGCGAAGCAACGCGGAGCATGCGCGTGAAGCCGACGCAGGGCTGGGCGGACTTCGTCGAAGTCGAACTCGGCGAAGTGGATCTGCCGGTGGTCGGCGCGTGCGAAGTGCGCGTGGAGGCACAGGGCCAGCCGCCGCTGGCCGTGATGAACCTGCAGAGCATCACGCTCACACCGGTGGATTCGCACTGA
- a CDS encoding TIM barrel protein — protein sequence MMRREFVKMAAGAAVLGSGATATLAAGEHSRRDASPFKLKYAPHFGMFRHHAGDDDVDQLKFAADEGFSAWEDNGMAGRSVEDQNRLAKAMSDLGITMGVFVVNMDTAWGPTLSSGSAEARDKFVDACRKAVDVAKRVNAKWMTVVPGTYTQRLTLDYQTANVVDCLRRGAEIFESHGLVMVLEPLNPWRDHPNMFLTTIGQGYQICRAVASPACKILDDLYHQQITEGNLIPNIDAAWSEIAYFQTGDNPGRNEPTTGEINYRNVFRHIHSKGFEGVVGMEHGNSRGAKEGERAVIDAYRACDDFGG from the coding sequence ATGATGCGAAGAGAATTTGTGAAGATGGCGGCGGGGGCGGCGGTGCTCGGCTCGGGCGCGACAGCGACATTGGCCGCCGGCGAGCACTCCAGGCGAGACGCCTCGCCTTTCAAACTGAAATACGCGCCGCACTTTGGCATGTTCCGCCACCACGCCGGCGACGATGATGTCGATCAGCTCAAGTTCGCCGCCGACGAGGGCTTCAGCGCGTGGGAAGACAACGGCATGGCCGGCCGGAGCGTCGAAGACCAGAACCGCCTCGCCAAGGCGATGAGCGATCTCGGCATCACCATGGGCGTGTTCGTGGTCAACATGGATACGGCGTGGGGGCCGACGCTGTCAAGCGGCTCGGCCGAAGCGCGCGACAAGTTCGTCGATGCCTGCCGCAAGGCCGTCGATGTCGCCAAGCGCGTCAACGCGAAGTGGATGACCGTCGTGCCCGGCACCTACACGCAGCGCCTCACGCTCGACTACCAGACGGCCAACGTCGTCGATTGCCTCCGCCGCGGCGCCGAGATCTTCGAGTCGCACGGCCTGGTCATGGTGCTCGAACCGCTCAACCCGTGGCGCGATCATCCCAACATGTTTCTGACCACGATCGGCCAGGGATATCAGATCTGCCGCGCGGTGGCCAGTCCGGCGTGCAAGATACTCGATGATCTCTACCACCAGCAGATCACCGAGGGCAATCTCATTCCCAACATCGACGCGGCGTGGAGCGAGATCGCCTATTTCCAGACCGGCGACAACCCCGGCCGCAACGAGCCGACCACCGGCGAGATCAACTACCGCAACGTGTTTCGTCACATCCATTCGAAGGGGTTTGAGGGCGTCGTGGGCATGGAGCACGGCAACAGCCGCGGCGCCAAGGAAGGCGAACGGGCCGTCATCGACGCGTATCGCGCCTGCGATGATTTTGGAGGCTGA